A window of the Pseudoliparis swirei isolate HS2019 ecotype Mariana Trench chromosome 13, NWPU_hadal_v1, whole genome shotgun sequence genome harbors these coding sequences:
- the LOC130203588 gene encoding carbohydrate sulfotransferase 3-like translates to MRIKYTISIVFFVALVIIEKENNIISRVSAKLTLKQSPQTPRQPSGFSHILLKHNGSSPSLSKLDSAFTLMKRRLEDYSQHQEAVTGGRKHILLLATTRTGSSFVGEFFNQQGDNMFYLFEPLWHVEKMLTLETGGTNATAAVQAYRNVLQQLFLCDFSQLESFIDPLPVDHVTAALFRRESSSSLCEESVCSPFIRGVFERYHCRTRRCGPLNLTMATESCLQKEHRAIKSVRVRQLENLRPLAEDPRLDVKFIQLVRDPRAVLASRMVAFAAKYKNWKQWAMDGEVPIDDNEVRKLKGNCDNIRMSAEIGLSQPPWLRRRYMLVRYEDIARFPMRKATEMYRFTGIPFTRQVKSWILKNTQASKETSGVYSTQKNSSEQGEKWRFTLPFKIAQVVQKVCGPMLKLFGYKFVSSEEMLIDKSISLIEDKVFNFS, encoded by the exons ATGAGGATCAAATACACAATATCCATCGTCTTTTTTGTGGCACTTGTTATCATTGAGAAGGAAAACAACATTATCTCAAG gGTGTCAGCTAAGCTCACCTTAAAGCAGAGCCCCCAGACCCCTCGACAGCCCAGTGGTTTCTCCCACATACTGCTGAAGCACAatggttcctctccctcactcaGCAAGTTGGACTCTGCCTTCACGCTGATGAAGCGGCGCCTGGAGGACTACAGCCAGCACCAGGAGGCGGTGACTGGGGGCAGGAAGCACATCCTCCTGTTAGCCACCACCAGGACGGGCTCCTCGTTTGTGGGCGAGTTTTTCAACCAGCAGGGCGACAACATGTTTTACCTGTTTGAGCCGCTGTGGCACGTGGAGAAGATGTTGACGCTGGAGACCGGCGGCACCAACGCCACGGCGGCGGTTCAGGCGTACCGCAATGTGCTTCAGCAGCTCTTCCTGTGTGACTTCTCCCAGCTGGAGAGCTTCATCGACCCCCTCCCCGTGGACCATGTCACCGCCGCTCTCTTCCGCAGGGAGTCCAGCAGCTCTCTATGTGAGGAGTCAGTCTGCAGCCCCTTCATCAGGGGGGTCTTTGAGCGTTATCACTGCAGGACCAGACGCTGCGGTCCCCTGAACTTGACCATGGCGACGGAGTCATGCCTGCAAAAGGAGCACAGGGCCATCAAGTCGGTGAGAGTGCGTCAGCTGGAGAACCTCCGTCCTCTGGCCGAGGACCCGCGCCTCGACGTGAAGTTCATCCAGCTGGTACGGGACCCTCGGGCTGTACTTGCCTCGCGCATGGTGGCCTTTGCAGCCAAATACAAGAACTGGAAGCAGTGGGCTATGGATGGCGAAGTGCCAATTGATGATAACGAAGTGAGAAAGCTGAAAGGGAACTGCGACAACATCAGGATGTCGGCCGAGATCGGCCTCAGTCAGCCGCCGTGGCTGCGCAGGCGTTACATGCTGGTGCGCTACGAGGACATCGCTCGGTTCCCCATGAGGAAGGCGACGGAGATGTACAGGTTTACTGGAATCCCGTTCACTCGACAAGTGAAATCCTGGATCCTGAAGAACACCCAGGCCTCCAAGGAGACCAGCGGTGTTTACTCCACACAGAAAAACTCCTCAGAACAAGGAGAGAAGTGGAGGTTCACGTTACCATTTAAAATAGCCCAGGTTGTGCAGAAAGTTTGTGGACCAATGCTAAAGCTATTTGGGTACAAATTTGTAAGCAGTGAAGAAATGCTAATAGATAAGTCTATTAGTTTGATTGAGGACAAAGTGTTCAACTTTTCATAG